From a region of the Nonlabens dokdonensis DSW-6 genome:
- a CDS encoding T9SS type A sorting domain-containing protein, with product MKKALLIIGIISLLSAQISQSQNVPIPSSSFTTAADVADWTVLPSTVSNSWFNGGCQSIFVDNLGNPNATVTSPIFGIGADGFYQLELEYGIIYTGTPAIFELIDSNNAAISATTINTVAGTCTGWPNPKNSLLVFSNIQAGNYQLRITIPSCQFFLDGASLGIHNPKIVSGSINAASCSNPNMLNNYPMKITNLGDNSTSFTSTINGNYTFLLPNITGNFTIEPVNSGNLISTPNSINLTIDATTNSYLNNDFCLESNINGVDVSTQLISQTLARPGFDVDYDLIYTNNGNITTGSESIVLNFDATKMTYLSSSITPSNISSNSITWNYSNLTPLEIRNITLTFNIFTPPTVNSGETLNFTGNITPLTDVNPSNNNIDFDQPVVNAYDPNDVLCIEGDQITPAQVGDDLTYRIRFQNTGTASAVNIIVKTTLDQELDWSTFQPLTASHSYTTSLNNGNELTYTFNNINLEDSTTNEPNSHGWIFYKIKSKSTAVLGDDFEATANIYFDYNLPITTNTYSTVVSNTLSTENLQHEDMWILYPNPALEELFVSTKQNATYSLYDLSGKLLKTGSLKEGVNKIDISQLSNGLYVIKGLSSSGQITKQKIYKN from the coding sequence ATGAAAAAAGCTTTACTTATTATCGGTATTATCAGTTTACTTTCCGCTCAAATCTCTCAAAGTCAGAACGTACCTATTCCATCTAGTTCATTTACAACCGCTGCAGATGTTGCCGACTGGACTGTGTTACCAAGTACAGTTTCTAACTCGTGGTTTAATGGTGGTTGTCAATCTATTTTTGTGGATAATTTAGGGAACCCAAACGCAACAGTAACCTCTCCTATATTTGGTATAGGAGCTGATGGCTTTTACCAGTTAGAATTAGAATATGGTATTATTTATACAGGAACCCCAGCGATTTTTGAATTAATAGACTCTAACAATGCTGCGATTAGTGCTACTACCATAAATACTGTAGCAGGAACTTGTACAGGCTGGCCCAATCCTAAAAATAGTCTCTTAGTTTTTTCAAATATTCAAGCAGGTAACTACCAGCTTAGAATTACAATTCCTAGTTGCCAGTTTTTTCTCGATGGTGCAAGTTTAGGAATTCATAATCCAAAAATAGTTAGTGGTTCAATTAATGCAGCAAGTTGTTCAAATCCTAATATGCTCAATAATTACCCTATGAAAATTACAAACTTGGGAGATAATTCTACTTCATTCACATCTACTATAAATGGCAATTACACTTTCTTATTGCCAAATATTACTGGCAACTTCACAATTGAGCCAGTAAATAGCGGTAATCTGATTTCTACTCCTAACTCAATTAACTTAACGATAGATGCTACCACAAATTCTTACTTGAACAATGACTTTTGCCTTGAGAGTAATATAAACGGAGTAGATGTAAGCACTCAACTTATAAGTCAAACGCTTGCAAGACCTGGCTTTGATGTAGATTATGATCTTATTTATACAAACAACGGAAACATAACCACAGGATCAGAATCGATTGTATTAAATTTTGATGCAACTAAGATGACATACCTATCTTCTTCAATAACACCTTCAAACATTAGCAGCAATTCCATCACCTGGAATTATAGTAATTTGACTCCACTAGAGATAAGGAACATCACATTAACATTCAATATTTTTACACCACCTACAGTTAATTCTGGTGAGACTTTAAATTTTACTGGTAATATCACACCTCTTACAGACGTAAATCCTTCAAATAATAATATTGATTTTGATCAGCCAGTAGTTAATGCTTATGACCCCAATGATGTTTTGTGTATTGAAGGTGATCAAATAACACCAGCTCAAGTAGGAGATGATTTGACATATAGAATCCGTTTCCAAAATACAGGAACAGCCTCGGCAGTGAATATTATTGTAAAAACCACATTAGATCAAGAATTAGACTGGAGCACATTTCAACCGTTAACTGCGTCTCATTCCTACACCACATCCTTAAACAATGGGAATGAACTTACTTACACATTCAACAATATTAATTTAGAAGATAGCACTACAAATGAGCCCAATAGCCACGGATGGATTTTCTACAAAATCAAGTCAAAAAGTACAGCTGTTTTAGGTGATGATTTTGAAGCAACTGCAAATATTTATTTTGATTACAACTTACCGATCACTACTAATACTTATTCTACAGTTGTAAGTAACACGCTGTCTACAGAGAATTTACAGCATGAAGATATGTGGATACTTTATCCTAATCCAGCTTTAGAAGAACTATTTGTAAGCACAAAGCAAAATGCAACCTATTCCTTATATGACTTAAGTGGGAAACTATTGAAAACAGGAAGTTTAAAGGAAGGCGTAAATAAGATAGATATATCACAACTATCAAATGGATTATACGTTATAAAAGGTTTGAGCTCCAGCGGTCAAATTACTAAACAGAAAATTTATAAGAATTAG
- a CDS encoding DUF6895 family protein codes for MTALLNAKDQKKMLDGLLMWLNSNMLHFCTPNEREFIGIHPEEIEPEITRKAFTELGLAIRFAQNSKKVCHHPVFIELKNKWIKNITDSSFFFDTKRRLRLFPHRTLAYATLRSLGIENKQVKHDLETVMSRNYMDRVERSAWDKLDMKYYTEIAQLPNDFPSYRRLFQDSILENLPSHSYAQNLDFYGLTHLIFHLSDFSKNDMKIIAGKKFEEIQEYIDATLCLCLIEQDWDLVQELLINQYCMRKTFTELDVYSASAIKDIQQPQGFIPGRNWVKNQHKDVNFDKNQHSFEDVYHPTILGLFLLILELKDTDE; via the coding sequence ATGACTGCTTTACTGAATGCAAAAGATCAAAAAAAAATGCTAGACGGCCTATTAATGTGGTTAAATTCTAACATGTTACATTTTTGCACTCCTAATGAAAGGGAATTTATAGGAATTCATCCAGAAGAAATAGAGCCAGAGATTACTAGAAAAGCATTCACAGAGTTGGGACTGGCAATTAGGTTTGCACAAAATTCTAAGAAGGTATGCCACCATCCTGTTTTTATAGAACTAAAGAACAAATGGATCAAAAATATTACGGATAGCTCCTTTTTCTTTGATACTAAAAGAAGATTAAGGTTATTTCCTCATAGAACTCTAGCATACGCAACATTAAGATCTTTAGGAATCGAGAACAAGCAAGTTAAACATGACCTTGAAACGGTAATGAGTAGAAATTATATGGATAGAGTAGAACGTAGTGCTTGGGATAAACTGGATATGAAATATTATACTGAAATTGCTCAATTACCCAACGATTTTCCTAGTTACCGAAGATTATTTCAGGATTCCATTTTAGAAAATTTGCCTAGTCATTCTTATGCACAAAATTTAGATTTTTATGGCTTAACACATTTGATATTTCATCTTTCTGATTTCTCTAAAAATGACATGAAAATAATCGCTGGAAAAAAGTTTGAAGAAATCCAAGAGTACATAGATGCGACTCTTTGTTTATGTCTCATAGAGCAAGATTGGGATCTGGTGCAAGAGCTTTTAATCAATCAATACTGTATGAGAAAAACTTTTACAGAATTAGATGTATACTCAGCAAGTGCTATTAAAGATATACAGCAACCACAAGGTTTTATACCAGGAAGAAACTGGGTTAAGAATCAACATAAGGATGTGAATTTTGATAAAAACCAACACAGTTTTGAAGATGTTTATCACCCAACCATATTAGGTTTATTTTTATTAATCCTTGAATTAAAAGATACTGATGAATAA